From a single Longimicrobium terrae genomic region:
- a CDS encoding HEAT repeat domain-containing protein — protein MTVTLPSAGRSDAASPWEGDASVRADVQEVARGFAKALRTHLLYEGHSPALDRFVETLRERFATLWERLPYLVLQVEESALIWEGTAAFTGEERDNLAFSLYKDGVRELTFQPGFEGDDLTAFLELLARIHRLRADEEDLLTLLWEHDWGYFRYRYVEPLSEGVKLPEGGEGAAGRASQPPREDPAPLSTVSTEDFREALYFLDEGEMRRLEGELDREMHRDLWTDVLNALFDRLEDGEAERQGTVVEICGDLLPTLLGAARLQTASYMLGELVRIATSRRLAPPVMRAVRGLFDQMARADTVAELARIVDEAGEGLSREHLSSLLSFFPPESLGPLLRAGESAASEHARAALMGAAERLAGANAASLRGFASDADPGIAAGAARLIGRLRVTEAAADVARLLARPEPRLRLAAVESLQELRSPTASGALEGALEDADREVRVAAARAISALRWTAAKPKLETALDSKRLREADLTERIAFFEAYGGLTGAEGVPLLDKVLNGKSWLGRRESGEMRACAALGLGRIRHPAADKALSAAAADTDPVVRNAVGRAIRALRQ, from the coding sequence GTGACCGTGACCCTGCCCTCCGCCGGCCGTTCTGACGCCGCCTCCCCCTGGGAAGGCGACGCTTCGGTGCGCGCGGACGTGCAGGAGGTGGCGCGCGGATTCGCCAAGGCGCTGCGCACGCACCTGCTGTACGAGGGGCACTCGCCGGCGCTGGACCGCTTCGTGGAGACGCTTCGCGAGCGCTTCGCCACGCTGTGGGAGCGGCTGCCGTACCTGGTGCTCCAGGTGGAGGAGAGCGCGCTGATCTGGGAGGGGACGGCCGCCTTTACGGGGGAGGAGCGCGACAACCTCGCATTCTCCCTCTACAAGGACGGCGTCCGCGAGCTGACCTTTCAGCCCGGGTTCGAGGGCGACGACCTCACCGCGTTTCTGGAACTGCTGGCCCGCATCCACCGGCTGCGCGCGGACGAAGAGGACCTGCTGACGCTGCTGTGGGAGCACGACTGGGGCTACTTCCGCTACCGCTACGTGGAGCCGCTGTCGGAGGGCGTCAAGCTTCCCGAGGGCGGCGAGGGCGCGGCGGGACGCGCGTCGCAGCCGCCGCGCGAAGATCCGGCCCCGCTTTCCACCGTGTCCACCGAAGACTTCCGCGAGGCGCTGTACTTCCTGGATGAAGGGGAGATGCGCCGGCTGGAGGGCGAGCTGGACAGGGAGATGCACCGCGACCTGTGGACGGACGTCCTGAACGCGCTGTTCGACCGGTTGGAGGACGGCGAGGCGGAGCGGCAGGGGACGGTGGTGGAGATCTGCGGCGACCTGCTTCCCACCCTGCTGGGCGCGGCGCGGCTGCAGACCGCCTCGTACATGCTGGGCGAGCTGGTGCGCATTGCCACCTCGCGCCGCCTGGCGCCGCCGGTGATGCGCGCGGTCCGCGGCCTGTTTGACCAGATGGCCCGCGCCGACACCGTCGCCGAGCTGGCGCGCATCGTGGACGAGGCGGGCGAGGGGCTGAGCCGCGAGCACCTGTCGTCGCTCCTCTCCTTCTTTCCCCCCGAGTCGCTGGGCCCGCTGCTGCGCGCGGGGGAGAGCGCCGCGTCCGAGCACGCGCGCGCCGCGCTCATGGGCGCGGCGGAGCGGCTGGCCGGCGCCAACGCCGCCTCGCTGCGCGGATTCGCCTCCGACGCGGACCCCGGGATCGCGGCGGGCGCGGCGCGGCTCATCGGCCGGCTGCGGGTGACGGAGGCCGCGGCGGACGTGGCACGGCTGCTGGCCCGGCCGGAGCCCCGGCTGCGCCTGGCCGCGGTGGAGTCGCTGCAGGAGCTGCGGTCGCCCACGGCCAGCGGCGCGCTGGAAGGGGCGCTGGAGGACGCGGACCGCGAGGTGCGCGTGGCCGCGGCCCGCGCCATCTCCGCGCTGCGGTGGACGGCCGCCAAGCCGAAGCTGGAAACGGCGCTGGACAGCAAGCGGCTGCGCGAGGCGGACCTCACGGAGCGCATTGCCTTCTTTGAGGCGTACGGCGGATTGACGGGCGCGGAAGGAGTGCCGCTGCTGGACAAGGTGCTGAACGGAAAGAGCTGGCTGGGCCGGCGCGAAAGCGGCGAGATGCGGGCGTGCGCCGCGCTGGGGCTGGGACGCATCCGCCACCCCGCAGCCGACAAGGCGCTTTCCGCCGCCGCCGCCGACACCGACCCCGTGGTTCGCAACGCCGTGGGCCGCGCCATCCGCGCGCTTCGCCAATGA
- the trpB gene encoding tryptophan synthase subunit beta — MALEAGIAEAVSGRFGVFGGRFVPETLITALDELTEVYAAAQADPTFWDELHALWRDFVGRPTPLYRADRLGAASGGARVYLKREDLNHTGAHKINNSLGQVLLARRMGKRRIIAETGAGQHGVATATACALFGLECIVYMGEEDVRRQALNVYRMNLLGAEVRPVSSGTRTLKDATNEAIRHWVTHVRDTHYIIGSVVGPDPYPRMVRDFQSIIGKETREQILAVEGRLPAAVIACVGGGSNAIGMFHPFVGDADVQLVGVEAAGDGVDTPRHAATLTAGRPGVLHGCLSYLLQDEAGQVAEAHSVSAGLDYPGVGPEHSHLKDSGRATYTSITDAEALDAFARLARLEGIIPALESAHAIALLLRDGAQWKDAGPVVVCLSGRGDKDVAQVAEMTGAR, encoded by the coding sequence GACGAGCTCACGGAGGTCTACGCCGCGGCGCAGGCCGACCCCACCTTCTGGGATGAACTGCACGCGCTCTGGCGCGACTTCGTGGGGCGCCCCACGCCGCTGTACCGCGCCGACCGCCTGGGCGCGGCGTCCGGCGGCGCGCGCGTGTACCTGAAGCGCGAAGACCTGAACCACACCGGCGCGCACAAGATCAACAACTCGCTGGGGCAGGTGCTTCTCGCCCGGCGCATGGGCAAGCGCCGCATCATCGCCGAGACCGGGGCGGGGCAGCACGGGGTGGCCACCGCCACGGCGTGCGCGCTGTTCGGCCTGGAGTGCATCGTGTACATGGGCGAAGAGGACGTGCGGCGGCAGGCGCTGAACGTCTATCGCATGAACCTGCTGGGCGCGGAAGTCCGCCCCGTCAGCAGCGGCACGCGCACGCTCAAGGACGCCACCAACGAGGCGATCCGCCACTGGGTCACGCACGTCCGCGACACGCACTACATCATCGGCTCCGTCGTCGGGCCTGATCCGTATCCCCGCATGGTGCGCGACTTTCAGAGCATCATCGGCAAGGAAACGCGCGAGCAGATCCTGGCGGTGGAGGGACGGCTTCCCGCGGCGGTCATTGCCTGCGTGGGCGGCGGAAGCAACGCCATCGGCATGTTCCACCCGTTCGTGGGCGACGCGGACGTGCAGCTTGTGGGCGTGGAGGCCGCGGGCGACGGGGTGGATACGCCGCGCCACGCGGCCACCCTCACCGCCGGGCGCCCGGGCGTGCTGCACGGCTGCCTGAGCTACCTGCTGCAGGACGAGGCGGGGCAGGTGGCGGAGGCGCACTCCGTGTCGGCCGGGCTGGACTACCCCGGCGTGGGCCCGGAGCACTCGCACCTCAAGGACAGCGGGCGCGCGACCTACACCAGCATCACCGACGCGGAGGCGCTGGACGCGTTTGCGCGGCTGGCGCGGCTGGAGGGGATCATTCCCGCGCTGGAGTCGGCGCACGCCATCGCCCTGCTGCTGCGCGACGGTGCGCAGTGGAAGGACGCCGGCCCCGTGGTGGTCTGCCTGTCCGGCCGCGGCGACAAGGACGTCGCCCAGGTCGCGGAAATGACCGGCGCCCGCTGA